A genomic stretch from Enterobacter dykesii includes:
- the wcaE gene encoding colanic acid biosynthesis glycosyltransferase WcaE, with product MFLSVITVAFRNYEGVVKTWRSLRNLARDPSLTFEWIVVDGGSNDGTAEFLEKLNGEFNLRYISEKDKGIYDAMNKGISMAQGRYAIFLNSGDIFHEDVALFARQLARQKEDAMYIGDALLDFGDGHKVCRSAKPGWYIYHSLPASHQAIFFPVKGLKKQPYDLQYKVSSDYALAASLYKSGYPFRRIKGLVSEFSMGGVSTSNNLELCQDAKNVQRKILRVPGFWAELSYLLRLRTTGKTKTLYNKA from the coding sequence ATGTTTCTTAGCGTCATTACTGTCGCATTTCGTAATTACGAAGGGGTGGTAAAAACCTGGCGCTCGCTGCGCAACCTGGCGCGCGATCCAAGCCTCACCTTTGAGTGGATTGTGGTCGACGGCGGCTCGAACGATGGCACGGCGGAGTTTCTGGAAAAACTCAACGGTGAGTTCAACTTACGCTACATCAGCGAGAAAGATAAAGGCATCTACGATGCGATGAATAAAGGCATCAGCATGGCGCAAGGCCGTTATGCCATCTTCCTGAACTCGGGCGATATTTTCCATGAAGACGTGGCGCTGTTTGCCCGTCAGCTGGCTCGCCAGAAAGAGGACGCCATGTATATTGGCGATGCGCTGCTCGATTTTGGCGACGGACATAAAGTGTGCCGCAGCGCGAAGCCAGGCTGGTATATCTACCACAGCCTGCCGGCCAGCCATCAGGCCATTTTCTTCCCGGTAAAGGGTCTGAAAAAACAGCCTTACGATTTGCAGTATAAAGTGTCTTCCGATTATGCGCTGGCAGCCAGCCTGTATAAATCAGGTTACCCGTTCCGTCGAATTAAAGGGCTGGTGTCTGAATTCTCCATGGGCGGCGTGTCAACGTCTAATAATCTGGAATTGTGCCAGGATGCCAAAAACGTACAGCGTAAAATATTACGCGTGCCGGGGTTCTGGGCGGAATTGTCTTATTTATTACGCCTGCGTACCACAGGCAAAACGAAAACCTTATATAACAAAGCCTGA
- the wcaD gene encoding colanic acid polymerase WcaD: MSRSIRICSYLLLPLIYLLVNVKIAQLGESFPITIVTFLPVLLLLYVDKINLKKLMIALGLGTGLTLFNYIFGQSLDASKYVTSTMLFVYIVIIIGMVWSIRFKTISPHNYRKILRFFYIAVALIVMLAALEMAQIILTGGSSLMEIISKYLIYSNSYVLNFIKFGGKRTTALYFEPAFFALALISIWLSIKQFGIKTPKTDAMILAGIVLSGSFSGVMTFILFYLLEWAFQYLNKDAIKKKLPLAIISLTVFMVGVIFAFPYISERLGDLGTEGSSSYYRIIGPLVMVGYSLTHIDGVVRFGSLYEYVASFGIFNGADVGKTIDNGLYLLIIYFSWFAVLLTLWYLFKVFKMMINAFGDNQNFRVQLYLFTPVSLFFTGSIFSPEYAFLIVCPFILRKALNITNV, encoded by the coding sequence ATGTCTCGTTCTATCAGAATCTGTAGTTATCTGCTGCTGCCGCTGATCTACCTGCTGGTCAACGTCAAAATTGCCCAGCTCGGCGAAAGCTTCCCGATAACCATCGTAACCTTCCTGCCCGTTCTGCTTCTGCTGTATGTCGATAAAATCAACCTCAAGAAGCTGATGATTGCCCTAGGGCTGGGCACGGGCCTGACGCTGTTTAACTACATCTTTGGCCAGTCGCTGGATGCGAGTAAATACGTCACGTCGACCATGCTGTTTGTTTATATTGTCATTATTATCGGTATGGTCTGGAGTATTCGGTTTAAAACTATTTCTCCGCACAATTATCGGAAAATCCTTAGGTTCTTTTATATTGCCGTTGCGTTAATTGTTATGCTTGCCGCGCTGGAGATGGCGCAAATTATTCTCACCGGCGGCAGCAGCCTGATGGAGATAATTTCGAAATATCTCATTTACAGTAACAGCTATGTATTGAACTTCATCAAGTTTGGCGGGAAACGTACCACAGCCCTCTATTTTGAACCGGCGTTTTTCGCTCTGGCGTTAATCTCAATTTGGCTCAGCATCAAACAGTTTGGTATCAAAACGCCTAAGACCGATGCTATGATTCTTGCAGGAATTGTTCTGTCTGGATCGTTCTCAGGGGTAATGACATTTATCCTGTTTTACCTGCTGGAATGGGCGTTTCAGTACCTGAACAAAGATGCGATTAAGAAAAAACTGCCGCTGGCGATTATCTCCCTGACGGTATTTATGGTAGGCGTGATATTTGCCTTCCCGTACATCTCAGAACGTCTGGGTGATTTGGGAACGGAAGGGTCTTCGTCCTATTATCGCATCATTGGGCCACTGGTAATGGTGGGTTATTCCTTAACCCATATTGATGGGGTAGTAAGATTCGGCTCACTTTACGAATATGTTGCATCATTCGGAATCTTTAACGGTGCGGATGTCGGTAAAACCATAGACAATGGTCTGTATCTGTTAATTATTTATTTTTCGTGGTTCGCCGTACTGTTGACCCTGTGGTATCTGTTTAAAGTTTTCAAAATGATGATTAACGCGTTTGGTGATAACCAGAACTTTCGCGTTCAGCTTTATCTGTTTACTCCGGTGTCGCTGTTTTTTACCGGGTCAATATTTAGCCCGGAATATGCTTTCTTGATTGTCTGTCCGTTTATTCTGCGCAAGGCGCTTAATATTACGAACGTATGA
- the wcaC gene encoding colanic acid biosynthesis glycosyltransferase WcaC, with product MNILQFNVRLAEGGAAGVALDLHQRALQKGLQSRFIYGYGKGGKKSVSHDNFPQVHKHTPRLTSIANIALFRLFNRDLFGNLNTLYRTVTRTAGPVVLHFHVLHSYWLNLEEVVAFCQKVQAHKPDTRFVWTLHDHWSVTGRCAFTDGCEGWKDNCQKCPTLGNYPPVKVDRAHQLVAGKRQLFRDMLSLGCTFISPSQHVADAFNSLYGAGRCQIINNGIDVATEAILAELTPVAETAGKPKIAIVAHDLRYDGKTNQQLVRDMMALGDKIELHTFGKFSPFEGTNVVNHGFETDKRKLMSALNEMDALVFSSRVDNYPLILCEALSIGVPVIATHSDAAREVLEKSGGKTFTEQEVLPLVQLPKAQIAEIVFGTDLESFRNRSRKAYSGQQMLEEYVSFYQNL from the coding sequence ATGAACATTCTGCAATTTAACGTACGCCTCGCAGAAGGCGGAGCGGCAGGCGTGGCCCTGGATCTGCACCAGCGCGCGCTGCAAAAAGGACTTCAGTCGCGTTTTATTTACGGCTACGGCAAAGGCGGCAAGAAAAGCGTCAGCCACGATAATTTCCCGCAGGTGCACAAGCACACGCCGCGTCTGACCTCCATTGCCAACATTGCGCTGTTCCGTCTGTTTAACCGCGACCTGTTTGGCAACCTGAACACGCTGTACCGCACGGTTACCCGCACCGCGGGCCCGGTTGTGCTGCATTTTCACGTGCTGCACAGCTACTGGCTGAATCTGGAAGAGGTAGTGGCGTTTTGCCAGAAGGTGCAGGCCCACAAGCCCGACACCCGCTTTGTCTGGACGCTGCACGATCACTGGAGCGTGACCGGACGCTGCGCGTTTACCGACGGCTGCGAAGGCTGGAAAGATAACTGCCAGAAGTGCCCGACGTTAGGCAACTACCCGCCGGTGAAGGTGGATCGCGCGCATCAGCTGGTGGCCGGAAAACGTCAGCTGTTCCGCGACATGCTCTCGCTCGGCTGTACGTTCATCTCCCCGAGCCAGCACGTGGCCGATGCCTTCAACAGCCTGTACGGGGCAGGGCGCTGTCAGATTATCAACAACGGCATCGACGTAGCGACGGAAGCCATTCTTGCCGAGCTGACCCCGGTGGCCGAAACCGCGGGCAAACCGAAAATCGCTATTGTTGCGCATGACCTGCGTTACGACGGTAAAACCAACCAGCAGCTGGTGCGCGACATGATGGCGCTGGGTGACAAGATAGAGCTTCACACCTTCGGCAAGTTTTCGCCGTTCGAAGGGACCAACGTGGTGAACCACGGGTTTGAGACCGACAAGCGCAAGTTGATGAGTGCGCTGAATGAAATGGACGCGCTGGTGTTCAGCTCCCGCGTGGATAACTACCCGCTGATCCTCTGCGAAGCGCTCTCTATCGGCGTGCCGGTGATCGCCACCCACAGCGATGCGGCGCGCGAAGTGCTGGAAAAGTCCGGCGGGAAAACCTTCACGGAGCAGGAGGTCCTGCCGCTGGTACAGCTGCCGAAGGCGCAGATCGCTGAGATCGTTTTTGGCACGGACCTGGAATCGTTCCGCAACCGCAGCCGCAAGGCCTACAGTGGACAACAGATGCTGGAGGAATATGTCTCGTTCTATCAGAATCTGTAG
- the wcaB gene encoding colanic acid biosynthesis acetyltransferase WcaB: MFLEDCRANSWSLRPCCMVLAYRIAHFCSVWRKKNVLNNIWAAPVLVLYRIITECFFGYEIQAAATIGRRFTIHHGYAVVINKFVVAGDDFTIRHAVTIGNRGPDSLACPVIGNNVELGANVVIIGDITIGNNVTIGAGSVVLDSIPDNALVVGEKARVKVIK; encoded by the coding sequence ATGTTTCTGGAAGATTGCCGCGCTAACAGCTGGAGCCTGCGTCCGTGCTGCATGGTTCTGGCGTACCGCATCGCGCACTTTTGCTCGGTGTGGCGTAAGAAAAACGTGCTGAACAATATCTGGGCGGCGCCCGTGCTGGTGCTGTACCGCATCATTACCGAATGCTTTTTTGGCTATGAAATTCAGGCCGCTGCCACCATTGGCCGCCGCTTTACCATCCACCACGGCTATGCGGTGGTGATCAACAAGTTTGTGGTCGCCGGGGATGATTTCACCATTCGTCATGCGGTCACCATTGGCAACCGCGGGCCTGACAGCCTGGCCTGCCCGGTCATCGGCAACAACGTCGAGCTGGGGGCGAACGTGGTAATCATCGGTGACATCACGATTGGTAACAACGTCACGATTGGTGCTGGCAGCGTGGTGCTGGACAGCATTCCGGATAACGCGCTGGTGGTGGGAGAAAAAGCCCGCGTGAAGGTGATTAAATGA
- the wcaA gene encoding colanic acid biosynthesis glycosyltransferase WcaA, with product MTTQRPLVSIYMPTWNRQQLAIRAIKSVLRQDYDNWELIIVDDCSSSYEQLQKFVTDLNDPRVVYTHNAINSGACAVRNQAIMQAKGQYLTGIDDDDEWTPNRLSIFLSHKEQLVTHAFLYANDYVCQGEVYSQPASLPLYPKSPYSRRLFYKRNIIGNQVFTWAWRFKECLFDTELKAAQDYDIFLRMVVEYGEPWKVEEATQILHINHGEMQITSSPKKFSGYFHFYRKHKDKFDRASRKYQLFTLYQIRNKRMNWRTLLTLLSVRNGKRLADGLRGK from the coding sequence ATGACCACACAACGCCCTTTAGTTTCAATCTATATGCCGACATGGAATCGTCAGCAGCTGGCGATCCGCGCAATCAAGTCGGTCCTGCGACAGGATTACGATAACTGGGAGCTGATCATTGTTGATGACTGCTCTTCCTCGTATGAACAGCTGCAAAAGTTTGTGACTGACCTCAACGACCCGCGGGTGGTCTATACCCACAACGCCATCAACTCCGGCGCGTGTGCGGTGCGTAATCAGGCGATTATGCAGGCCAAAGGGCAGTATCTGACCGGAATTGACGACGATGACGAATGGACGCCGAACCGCCTGTCTATCTTCCTGTCGCATAAAGAGCAGTTGGTCACGCACGCTTTCCTTTACGCCAACGACTATGTCTGCCAGGGCGAGGTCTACTCGCAGCCAGCCAGTCTGCCGCTCTATCCGAAATCACCCTACTCTCGCCGCCTGTTCTACAAGCGCAACATTATTGGTAACCAGGTCTTCACCTGGGCGTGGCGTTTCAAAGAGTGCCTGTTCGATACCGAACTCAAGGCCGCGCAGGATTACGATATCTTCCTGCGCATGGTGGTGGAATACGGCGAGCCGTGGAAAGTGGAAGAGGCTACGCAGATCCTGCACATCAACCACGGGGAGATGCAAATCACCTCCTCGCCGAAGAAGTTCTCCGGCTACTTCCATTTTTACCGCAAGCACAAGGACAAGTTTGACCGTGCCAGCCGTAAATATCAGCTCTTTACCCTCTATCAGATCCGCAATAAGCGCATGAACTGGCGCACGCTGCTGACGCTGCTGTCCGTGCGTAACGGCAAGCGCCTGGCTGATGGACTTCGGGGGAAATAA